The following are encoded together in the Bacillus cereus group sp. RP43 genome:
- the leuS gene encoding leucine--tRNA ligase, protein MSFNHQEIEKKWQGHWEENKTFRTPDETEKPKFYALDMFPYPSGAGLHVGHPEGYTATDILSRMKRMQGYNVLHPMGWDAFGLPAEQYALDTGNSPAEFTELNINTFRNQIKALGFSYDWDREVNTTDPNYYKWTQWIFLKLFEKGLAYVDEVPVNWCPALGTVLANEEIIDGKSERGGHPVERRPMRQWMLKITAYGDRLLEDLDELDWPESLKDMQRNWIGRSEGAEVHFNIDGTDEKFTVFTTRPDTLFGATYCVLAPEHALVAEITTADQKEAVEAYINSVKMKSDLERTELAKEKTGVFTGAYAVNPVNGEKLPIWIADYVLATYGTGAVMAVPAHDERDYEFASVFNLPMKEVVKGGDITKEVYTGDGAHVNSAFLDGLNKEEAIVKMIEWLEVTSAGNQKVTYRLRDWLFSRQRYWGEPIPVIHWEDGTMTAVKEEELPLVLPKTENIRPSGTGESPLANIEEWVNVVDPETGKKGRRETNTMPQWAGSCWYYLRYIDPNNSEALVDPEKVKQWLPVDIYIGGAEHAVLHLLYARFWHKVLYDIGVVPTKEPFQQLFNQGMILGENNEKMSKSKGNVVNPDDIVASHGADTLRLYEMFMGPLDASIAWSENGLDGARRFLDRVWRLFIQDNGELSEKITDAPNKELEKAYHQTVKKVTEDYAELRFNTAISQMMVFINDAYKAETLPKEYVEGFVKMIAPVAPHIGEELWSKLGYNETITYASWPTFDESKLVEDEVEIVVQIMGKVRAKLTMSKDASKEEMEQLALEAIKEQIEGKTVRKVIVVPGKLVNVVAN, encoded by the coding sequence ATGAGCTTTAATCATCAAGAAATTGAGAAGAAGTGGCAAGGGCATTGGGAAGAGAATAAAACATTCCGTACGCCAGATGAGACAGAAAAACCAAAATTTTATGCACTAGATATGTTCCCATATCCATCAGGTGCAGGCTTACACGTAGGTCATCCAGAAGGTTATACAGCGACAGATATTTTATCTCGTATGAAGCGTATGCAAGGATATAATGTTCTTCATCCAATGGGATGGGATGCATTCGGTCTTCCAGCAGAGCAATATGCACTTGATACTGGAAACAGCCCAGCAGAATTTACAGAGCTTAATATTAATACGTTCCGTAATCAAATTAAAGCATTAGGCTTCTCTTACGATTGGGATCGTGAAGTAAATACAACGGATCCAAACTACTACAAGTGGACACAATGGATCTTCCTAAAACTATTTGAAAAAGGTTTAGCTTACGTTGATGAAGTACCTGTAAACTGGTGCCCAGCACTTGGTACAGTACTTGCGAATGAAGAAATAATTGACGGTAAGAGTGAGCGCGGTGGACATCCAGTTGAGCGTCGTCCGATGAGACAGTGGATGTTAAAAATTACAGCATACGGAGATCGTCTATTAGAAGATCTAGATGAGCTTGATTGGCCAGAAAGCTTAAAAGATATGCAGCGTAACTGGATTGGTCGTTCTGAAGGTGCAGAAGTACACTTCAACATCGATGGTACAGATGAGAAGTTTACAGTTTTCACAACGCGTCCTGATACACTATTTGGTGCAACATACTGTGTACTTGCTCCGGAACATGCACTTGTTGCAGAAATTACAACAGCAGATCAAAAAGAAGCTGTAGAAGCTTACATTAACTCTGTTAAAATGAAGAGCGATTTAGAGCGTACAGAACTTGCGAAAGAGAAAACTGGTGTATTCACTGGTGCTTACGCAGTTAACCCAGTAAACGGTGAGAAATTACCAATCTGGATCGCTGATTACGTTCTTGCAACTTACGGAACAGGTGCTGTAATGGCAGTTCCAGCTCACGATGAGCGTGATTATGAATTCGCATCAGTATTCAATCTTCCAATGAAGGAAGTTGTAAAAGGCGGAGACATTACGAAAGAAGTGTACACAGGTGATGGTGCACACGTAAACTCAGCATTCCTTGATGGTTTAAATAAAGAAGAAGCAATCGTAAAAATGATTGAGTGGCTTGAAGTAACGAGCGCAGGAAATCAAAAAGTAACGTACCGTCTACGTGACTGGTTATTTAGCCGTCAACGTTACTGGGGTGAGCCAATTCCAGTAATCCATTGGGAAGATGGTACAATGACAGCTGTAAAAGAAGAAGAATTACCATTAGTTCTTCCAAAAACAGAAAACATTCGTCCTTCAGGTACAGGTGAGTCACCACTTGCAAACATTGAAGAGTGGGTAAATGTTGTTGATCCTGAAACTGGTAAAAAAGGTCGTCGTGAAACAAACACAATGCCACAATGGGCTGGTAGCTGCTGGTACTACCTACGCTACATCGATCCAAACAACAGCGAAGCACTTGTAGACCCTGAAAAAGTAAAACAATGGCTTCCAGTTGATATTTATATCGGTGGTGCAGAGCACGCTGTACTTCACTTACTATATGCTCGTTTCTGGCATAAAGTATTATATGATATCGGTGTAGTTCCAACGAAAGAACCGTTCCAACAATTATTCAACCAAGGTATGATCTTAGGTGAAAATAACGAGAAAATGAGTAAATCAAAAGGTAACGTTGTAAACCCGGATGATATCGTAGCAAGCCACGGTGCAGATACACTTCGTCTATACGAAATGTTCATGGGACCATTAGATGCTTCAATCGCTTGGTCTGAAAATGGTCTTGACGGAGCTCGTCGTTTCCTAGACCGCGTATGGCGCCTATTCATTCAAGATAACGGTGAATTAAGTGAGAAAATCACTGATGCACCAAATAAAGAGCTTGAAAAAGCTTACCACCAAACAGTGAAGAAAGTAACAGAAGACTATGCAGAGCTTCGCTTCAACACAGCGATTTCTCAAATGATGGTATTCATCAACGATGCATACAAAGCTGAAACACTTCCGAAAGAATATGTAGAAGGTTTCGTAAAAATGATTGCACCAGTTGCGCCTCATATCGGGGAAGAACTTTGGAGCAAGCTTGGTTACAATGAAACAATCACATATGCAAGCTGGCCAACATTTGATGAGTCTAAACTTGTAGAAGATGAAGTTGAAATCGTTGTTCAAATTATGGGCAAAGTTCGCGCAAAATTAACAATGAGTAAAGACGCATCAAAAGAAGAAATGGAACAACTTGCACTTGAGGCAATCAAAGAACAAATTGAAGGGAAAACAGTTCGTAAAGTAATTGTTGTTCCTGGAAAACTTGTTAACGTTGTTGCAAACTAA
- a CDS encoding VrrB protein, whose translation MKGMDNNAPHGFFGGGSDSYGQMMSMGGDGQHGYGGIPSWMGGDGQHGYGGIPSWMGGAAGGFPTSVAGAQTGIPTLVGGAQGGVPVGMPTTFPSFVGGAQGGAPVGMPTTFPSFVGGVQTGFPVPGVGVVAGGVGGFPQGVHGHHVHHGHHQHHGHHQHHGHHQHHGHHQHHGHHQHHGQHQHHGQHQHHGQHQGHHQQQVHHHGHHQIHPQAVLFQTHQGQHHHQGQHHHQGQHHHQGQHHHQGQHHHQGQHHHQGQHHHQGQHHHQGQQHHQGQQHHQGQQHHQGQQQYQQYQQQQQPWAGGIGAGAAAGAAAGTAGAAGHAGHVGH comes from the coding sequence ATGAAAGGGATGGACAATAATGCACCACATGGCTTCTTCGGAGGTGGATCGGATAGTTATGGACAAATGATGTCCATGGGAGGAGATGGTCAACACGGATATGGCGGAATCCCAAGTTGGATGGGAGGAGATGGTCAACACGGATATGGTGGAATCCCAAGTTGGATGGGAGGAGCAGCTGGAGGATTTCCGACGTCAGTGGCTGGAGCACAGACAGGAATTCCGACATTGGTAGGAGGAGCACAAGGAGGAGTGCCTGTAGGCATGCCAACTACATTTCCATCTTTCGTAGGAGGAGCACAAGGAGGAGCACCAGTAGGTATGCCAACTACATTTCCATCTTTTGTGGGAGGCGTACAAACAGGATTTCCTGTACCTGGCGTCGGTGTTGTAGCTGGAGGAGTCGGTGGTTTCCCTCAAGGTGTTCACGGTCATCATGTGCATCACGGTCATCACCAACATCACGGTCATCACCAACATCACGGCCATCACCAACATCACGGCCATCACCAACATCACGGCCATCACCAACATCACGGCCAGCATCAACATCATGGTCAGCATCAACATCATGGTCAACACCAAGGGCATCATCAGCAACAAGTACATCATCATGGTCATCACCAAATTCATCCGCAAGCGGTTCTTTTCCAAACACACCAAGGTCAACATCATCACCAAGGTCAACACCATCACCAAGGTCAACACCATCACCAAGGTCAACACCATCACCAAGGTCAACACCATCACCAAGGTCAACATCATCACCAAGGTCAACACCATCACCAAGGTCAACATCATCACCAAGGTCAGCAGCATCATCAAGGTCAGCAGCATCATCAAGGCCAACAGCATCATCAAGGCCAACAACAATATCAGCAATATCAGCAGCAACAACAGCCTTGGGCAGGTGGAATTGGAGCAGGGGCGGCAGCAGGAGCAGCAGCTGGTACTGCAGGAGCAGCAGGACACGCGGGACACGTGGGTCATTAA
- a CDS encoding spore germination protein: MSKVQEKYQISPIFVFFLIHSAQFGAGVLGFARIIAKVAGYDGWMGVLLTGICIHILIWMMYYSLKNTKGNLIDLHKQTFGKWIGNGISIIFMAYFFIVSISVVRTYVEIIQVWMFPSASTWMLTFFLCLISYYIISSGFRVITGICVISVGGTLGYLFLSLFILKFAHWDNLLPMFSHSFTDILKAAKLSIYSMTGFEIFLMVYPFVKEPEKSHKFAQYGALFSNCLYLFSTILAFTFFSEKQLLKTIWSQLSMTQVIKLPFIERLEYIAISAYALVIVTSFILPLWAATRGTHEIFRVKQRSILIAFMLITLVVSQLLTNRHDINDFISNTSKVSFWLIYVYIPILFIIVWVKRKWKKPKEN; the protein is encoded by the coding sequence ATGAGTAAAGTTCAAGAAAAATATCAAATATCTCCTATCTTTGTTTTCTTCTTAATTCACAGTGCACAGTTTGGTGCTGGTGTTCTCGGATTCGCTCGTATTATTGCAAAGGTAGCTGGGTACGATGGCTGGATGGGGGTTCTACTCACAGGAATCTGTATCCATATTCTTATATGGATGATGTACTATTCATTAAAAAATACAAAGGGAAACTTAATTGATTTACACAAGCAAACTTTTGGAAAATGGATTGGAAACGGCATTAGTATCATCTTTATGGCTTATTTTTTTATTGTAAGTATTTCTGTAGTTAGAACATATGTCGAAATTATTCAAGTATGGATGTTTCCTAGTGCATCCACCTGGATGCTCACATTCTTTTTATGCTTAATAAGTTATTACATTATTTCATCAGGCTTCCGCGTCATTACAGGCATTTGTGTCATTTCTGTTGGCGGGACCTTAGGATATCTTTTTCTAAGTCTTTTTATTTTGAAATTCGCACATTGGGATAATTTACTTCCGATGTTTTCACATTCTTTTACCGATATTTTGAAAGCGGCCAAACTATCTATTTATAGTATGACAGGGTTTGAAATTTTTCTTATGGTTTATCCGTTTGTTAAAGAGCCAGAGAAGTCCCATAAATTCGCACAATATGGGGCATTATTCTCTAACTGCTTATATTTGTTTAGTACTATTCTCGCTTTTACTTTCTTTAGTGAAAAACAACTACTCAAAACAATTTGGTCTCAACTTTCAATGACACAAGTTATTAAGCTTCCTTTTATAGAGCGACTTGAGTATATTGCTATTTCCGCTTATGCTCTCGTTATTGTTACGAGCTTTATTCTACCTTTATGGGCTGCTACTAGAGGAACTCATGAAATCTTTCGTGTTAAGCAACGTAGCATTTTAATCGCCTTTATGCTTATCACCTTAGTTGTTTCACAACTTTTAACGAACAGGCATGATATTAATGATTTTATTAGCAATACATCTAAAGTTAGTTTTTGGCTTATATATGTATACATCCCAATTCTATTTATTATTGTGTGGGTGAAAAGAAAATGGAAAAAACCAAAAGAAAATTAA
- a CDS encoding cation:proton antiporter, whose protein sequence is MDTLIFEVGTALVLVAFAAILAAKLKFSIIPFLIILGMLVGPHAPDLGLIDLRFIESGEVISFLGRVGVIFLLFYLGLEFSIKKLIKSGKSIVLGGTVHISLNFILGLLYGYIMGFPLLETLIIAGIITISSSAIVAKVIVDLRRSGNKETELILGIIMFDDIFLAVYLSVVSGLVLGGATSFVGALTSVLIAVGYMLLFFVVARKATSFLNKVLDISSNEIFIIVIFAILFFVAGFSETIHVAEAIGALLLGLVFSETEHSDRIEHLVVPFRDFFGAIFFFSFGLSIDPFSLGGAVWLALGAVFITLIGNFTAGMIAGRKAGLSHKASTNIGLTLISRGEFSIIVANLGIAGGLMATIKPFSALYVLILASLGPLLTKESGRIYSLLDKIFKWNAKESAKRKKEVG, encoded by the coding sequence ATGGATACTTTAATTTTTGAAGTTGGAACTGCGTTAGTATTAGTCGCTTTTGCAGCTATCCTCGCTGCAAAGTTAAAGTTTTCGATTATTCCGTTTCTCATTATACTTGGTATGCTAGTGGGGCCTCATGCCCCAGATTTAGGGCTTATCGATTTAAGGTTTATTGAAAGCGGAGAAGTTATTTCCTTCCTCGGCCGTGTTGGCGTCATATTCCTCCTATTCTACTTAGGCTTAGAATTCTCAATAAAAAAATTAATTAAATCAGGAAAGTCGATTGTCCTTGGGGGAACTGTTCATATATCACTTAATTTTATATTAGGTTTACTTTATGGATATATAATGGGCTTCCCCTTACTAGAAACATTAATTATTGCTGGAATTATTACAATCTCATCGAGTGCAATTGTAGCGAAAGTAATTGTTGATTTAAGAAGATCTGGTAATAAAGAGACAGAGCTAATTTTAGGAATCATTATGTTTGATGACATCTTTTTAGCTGTATATTTATCAGTCGTTTCAGGTTTAGTACTCGGCGGTGCAACGTCATTTGTAGGTGCCCTTACATCTGTTTTAATCGCAGTAGGATATATGTTACTATTCTTTGTGGTCGCTAGAAAAGCTACGTCGTTCCTAAATAAAGTATTAGATATTTCGTCAAACGAAATTTTTATTATCGTAATATTTGCTATTTTATTCTTTGTAGCAGGATTTTCAGAAACAATTCATGTTGCGGAAGCGATTGGGGCTTTATTGTTAGGACTCGTCTTTTCAGAAACAGAGCATAGTGATCGAATCGAGCATCTCGTCGTCCCGTTTCGTGATTTCTTTGGAGCTATATTTTTCTTCAGTTTCGGTTTAAGTATAGATCCGTTTTCGCTTGGAGGAGCAGTATGGTTGGCATTAGGAGCAGTTTTCATTACTCTCATCGGTAATTTTACAGCTGGAATGATTGCAGGGCGTAAAGCTGGGTTATCGCATAAGGCTTCTACGAATATAGGTTTAACACTTATATCACGCGGGGAATTCTCCATTATTGTCGCGAATCTCGGAATAGCGGGTGGCTTAATGGCAACGATTAAACCGTTCTCAGCTTTATATGTTTTAATATTGGCGTCGTTAGGGCCATTATTAACGAAGGAGTCTGGGAGAATATACTCTCTACTAGACAAAATATTTAAATGGAATGCTAAAGAAAGTGCAAAACGTAAAAAGGAAGTTGGATAA
- a CDS encoding MFS transporter, producing the protein MPRKVWLLVAGMIINVTGASFLWPFNTIYLHDSLGKSLSVAGMVLMINSLTGVIGNLLGGVLFDKWGGYKSILVGIVITLVSILGLVFFHGWPLYVVWLALIGFGSGMVFPSMYAMVGTVWPEGGRRAFNAMYVGQNVGIAIGTACGGLVASYRFDYIFLANFILYFVFFLIAFIGFRGMEDKKESGVQREVETKKGWSLTPGFKALLIVCVAYALCWVTYVQWQGAIATHMQELNISLRHYSLLWTINGAMIVCAQPLVSMLIRWMKRSLKQQIMIGIIIFAASFIVLSQAQQFTMFLVAMVTLTIGELFVWPAVPTIANILAPKDKLGFYQGVVNSAATVGKMFGPVVGGAIVDLYNMEVLFIAIMVMLVVALIATSIYDRRVKVEETVEEKIAV; encoded by the coding sequence ATGCCAAGGAAAGTATGGCTATTAGTAGCTGGGATGATTATTAATGTCACGGGTGCTTCTTTTTTATGGCCTTTTAATACAATTTACTTACATGATAGTTTAGGGAAATCTTTATCAGTAGCCGGAATGGTATTAATGATCAACTCGCTTACTGGTGTAATCGGAAACTTGCTCGGCGGTGTTTTATTTGATAAATGGGGCGGTTATAAATCAATTTTAGTAGGGATTGTCATTACACTTGTATCGATTTTAGGTCTTGTGTTCTTCCACGGTTGGCCGTTATATGTTGTGTGGCTAGCATTAATCGGATTCGGTTCTGGAATGGTGTTTCCATCGATGTATGCGATGGTTGGTACGGTTTGGCCAGAGGGCGGAAGACGAGCATTTAATGCGATGTATGTTGGACAAAACGTTGGGATTGCGATTGGAACAGCGTGCGGTGGTTTAGTTGCGTCTTATCGTTTTGATTATATTTTCTTAGCGAACTTTATTTTATACTTTGTTTTCTTCTTAATTGCTTTTATTGGATTCCGTGGTATGGAAGACAAAAAAGAGTCAGGAGTACAAAGAGAAGTCGAAACGAAAAAAGGTTGGTCACTTACACCTGGCTTCAAAGCACTTCTTATCGTATGTGTAGCATATGCTTTATGCTGGGTTACATACGTACAGTGGCAAGGGGCAATTGCAACACATATGCAGGAATTAAATATTAGTCTGCGTCATTATAGTTTATTATGGACGATAAATGGAGCGATGATTGTTTGTGCGCAGCCACTTGTTAGTATGCTAATTCGCTGGATGAAGCGCTCTTTAAAACAGCAAATTATGATTGGAATTATCATTTTTGCGGCGTCGTTTATTGTTTTAAGTCAAGCGCAACAATTTACAATGTTCCTCGTTGCGATGGTGACATTAACAATTGGTGAATTATTCGTATGGCCGGCAGTGCCAACCATTGCTAATATACTTGCACCGAAAGATAAACTTGGGTTTTATCAAGGGGTCGTAAATAGTGCGGCGACTGTAGGAAAGATGTTCGGACCGGTCGTTGGCGGAGCGATTGTTGACTTATACAATATGGAAGTATTGTTTATAGCGATCATGGTAATGCTTGTAGTAGCGCTTATAGCAACGAGTATTTATGATAGACGAGTAAAAGTAGAAGAAACAGTTGAAGAAAAAATTGCAGTTTAG
- a CDS encoding Ger(x)C family spore germination protein, whose translation MEKTKRKLILLICISIFSLTGCLQKNIIDDVQLIQGTVFDTAKDNKVKVTFVCPIQKKGNKVQVYEGTGNAVKQVKADTSLESSQPFASGQMRVALFTTKVAKKGLSNSFDTLIRDVNIGNSLYVGLLEGSGTELFKGKYSTSYNVAIYIKKMLEHNMDTGPLPTDNLYLGAFRYYREGQDSYMPILKKHGDKIKITGIGLLKKDKLVGTIKYHDMFVFKGLLEKHRLDSHEFKTNPGYAMINNIRSVPTYEVNIKNGKPSFYIHVKVDARIQELSRKFNLENKKNTTKIAKSVEKQLDAKATKLIKQFKSLNVDPLGLGAKYRQHYRPFKLEEWRRMYKDVPIKIKYTVNITNSGVIE comes from the coding sequence ATGGAAAAAACCAAAAGAAAATTAATACTTCTTATTTGCATCAGTATCTTCAGTCTAACTGGTTGCTTACAAAAAAATATTATTGATGATGTTCAACTCATTCAAGGAACTGTCTTCGATACAGCAAAAGATAATAAAGTAAAAGTTACATTTGTTTGTCCTATACAAAAAAAGGGCAATAAAGTTCAAGTTTATGAGGGAACAGGAAACGCAGTAAAACAAGTAAAGGCAGATACATCTTTAGAATCTTCGCAACCGTTCGCAAGCGGTCAAATGCGTGTTGCCTTATTCACAACAAAGGTTGCTAAAAAAGGATTATCCAACTCCTTTGACACATTAATTCGTGATGTGAATATTGGTAACTCACTGTATGTTGGACTATTAGAAGGCAGTGGTACTGAACTATTTAAAGGAAAATATAGTACATCTTACAATGTTGCGATTTATATAAAAAAAATGTTAGAACATAATATGGACACTGGCCCTTTGCCAACTGACAATTTGTATTTAGGTGCCTTCAGGTACTACCGTGAAGGACAAGATTCCTATATGCCTATCCTCAAAAAACATGGAGATAAAATAAAGATTACTGGTATCGGTCTCTTGAAAAAGGATAAGTTAGTCGGAACAATTAAGTACCACGATATGTTTGTTTTCAAAGGACTGCTAGAAAAGCACCGCTTGGACTCACATGAATTTAAAACCAATCCTGGCTATGCAATGATTAATAACATTCGTTCCGTTCCTACCTACGAGGTAAACATAAAAAATGGGAAACCTTCTTTCTATATTCATGTAAAGGTGGACGCTCGTATTCAGGAGCTCTCTAGAAAATTTAATTTAGAAAACAAAAAAAATACAACAAAAATAGCTAAGTCAGTCGAAAAACAATTAGATGCGAAAGCTACAAAACTAATTAAACAGTTTAAATCTCTAAATGTTGATCCCCTTGGACTTGGAGCAAAATATAGACAACATTATCGTCCATTCAAATTAGAAGAGTGGCGAAGAATGTATAAAGATGTCCCTATTAAAATAAAATACACCGTAAATATTACAAATTCTGGTGTGATTGAATAA
- a CDS encoding spore germination protein, translating to MIWNWLRKKKNSNTADAKETNDSEQQPNEQENNNKKQTRSMKQSKDKNNQQKNTEQTEEPSKQENSSQNKQQDAKQDKPSQNKQQDSKQDEASQNKQQDAKQDKPSQNKQQDSKQDEASQNKQQDAKQDKPSQNKQQDSKQDEASQNKQQDAKQDEASQNKQQDSKQDEASQNKQQDAKQDEASQNKQQDAKQDNSSQNKQQDAKQDDSSQEKQQNTKQDDSSKEKQQNTKQDDSSQEKQQSSGSNSIYDFSKPANDHIHSLQDLIEKLKQSSDFVNYHTSDDETMPYWISYYRPSLDGEKLQKYLMPTLMERPCAPLEELKEHIPMSGITITNDLQKIEDMVLKGHAIIQLNQQDQKCMLANIAIDNYRAPTPPLNESTVIGPQEGFVEDIDTNINLVRKRLPVLELQTKEMIIGEFSKTKVVMMYLNNLAEKDNVDFLEESLRALEYDQINDSAYIQELMGEKSIFPLYINTERTDRVTKALIDGKIAIFVDGSPSVLLTPVSYFDFFISPEDYNVSWLYATFSRILRLIAVLFSICATPLYVAVLNYHYELVPSDLLETLILSRAQVPFPPLIEALFLELAIDLLREAGARLPMKVGQTLGIVGGIVIGQASVQAGLTSNILLIIVALSALASFITPIYKMGNAVRLLRFPFLAFAEIGGLFGISLGFIFLFTHLFRLTSLRKPYALFYPTRQQSMKDSWIRFPLTMIDTRDVQARPQHVKKSAKGISTKHRSDFDD from the coding sequence ATGATTTGGAATTGGTTACGTAAGAAAAAAAACTCAAATACAGCAGATGCAAAAGAGACAAATGACTCGGAACAACAGCCTAACGAACAAGAGAACAATAACAAAAAGCAGACTAGAAGCATGAAACAGAGTAAAGATAAGAATAACCAACAAAAAAATACGGAACAAACTGAGGAGCCTTCTAAGCAAGAGAATTCTTCTCAAAACAAGCAACAAGATGCTAAGCAAGACAAGCCTTCTCAAAACAAGCAGCAAGATTCCAAACAAGACGAGGCTTCTCAAAACAAACAGCAAGATGCTAAGCAAGACAAGCCTTCTCAAAACAAACAGCAAGATTCCAAACAAGACGAGGCTTCTCAAAACAAACAGCAAGATGCTAAGCAAGACAAGCCTTCTCAAAACAAGCAGCAAGATTCCAAACAAGACGAGGCTTCTCAAAACAAACAGCAAGATGCTAAGCAAGACGAGGCTTCTCAAAACAAGCAGCAAGATTCCAAACAAGACGAGGCTTCTCAAAACAAACAGCAAGATGCTAAGCAAGACGAGGCTTCTCAAAACAAGCAGCAAGATGCTAAGCAAGACAATTCTTCTCAAAACAAACAGCAAGATGCTAAGCAAGACGATTCTTCCCAAGAAAAACAGCAAAATACTAAGCAAGACGATTCTTCCAAAGAAAAACAGCAAAATACTAAACAAGACGATTCTTCCCAAGAGAAACAGCAAAGCTCTGGAAGTAACAGCATTTATGACTTTAGCAAGCCAGCAAATGACCATATCCATTCTCTACAAGATTTAATAGAGAAGCTGAAACAGTCTAGTGATTTTGTTAATTACCACACATCTGACGATGAAACGATGCCTTATTGGATTTCTTACTATCGCCCTTCACTTGATGGTGAGAAATTGCAAAAGTATTTAATGCCTACTCTAATGGAACGTCCTTGCGCTCCATTAGAAGAATTAAAAGAACATATTCCGATGAGTGGTATTACAATTACGAACGACTTACAAAAAATTGAGGACATGGTTTTAAAAGGCCATGCAATTATTCAATTAAATCAGCAAGATCAAAAGTGTATGCTTGCAAATATTGCAATTGATAATTATCGTGCACCAACTCCTCCATTAAATGAATCAACCGTTATCGGACCTCAAGAAGGCTTCGTAGAGGATATTGATACGAATATTAATTTAGTAAGAAAACGCCTTCCTGTTTTAGAGTTACAAACAAAAGAAATGATTATCGGAGAGTTCTCAAAAACAAAAGTCGTTATGATGTATTTAAATAACTTAGCTGAGAAAGATAATGTAGATTTTCTAGAGGAATCATTACGCGCTCTTGAATATGATCAAATTAACGATAGTGCTTATATACAAGAATTAATGGGTGAAAAGTCAATTTTCCCACTCTATATAAATACAGAACGCACTGATAGAGTCACAAAAGCACTTATTGATGGAAAAATCGCTATTTTTGTTGATGGTTCTCCAAGTGTCCTATTAACACCTGTATCATATTTCGACTTTTTCATTTCACCAGAAGACTATAACGTTTCTTGGTTATACGCTACATTCTCAAGGATTTTAAGATTGATTGCTGTTCTATTCTCAATTTGTGCAACTCCATTATACGTTGCAGTTTTGAATTATCATTATGAATTAGTTCCAAGTGACTTACTTGAAACATTGATTTTATCAAGGGCTCAAGTACCATTTCCCCCTTTAATAGAAGCACTTTTCTTGGAACTTGCGATTGATTTATTAAGAGAAGCTGGCGCGCGATTACCTATGAAGGTCGGACAAACGCTCGGTATTGTAGGCGGTATCGTAATCGGGCAAGCGTCCGTGCAAGCTGGTTTAACGAGTAATATTTTATTAATTATCGTTGCCTTATCAGCGTTAGCTTCCTTTATTACGCCCATTTATAAAATGGGTAACGCCGTTCGTTTACTGCGTTTCCCATTTCTCGCCTTTGCAGAAATAGGCGGTCTATTTGGTATCTCTCTTGGATTTATCTTTTTATTTACCCATCTTTTTAGACTAACTTCTTTACGTAAACCGTACGCACTTTTTTATCCAACTAGACAACAATCAATGAAAGATTCATGGATTCGTTTTCCATTAACGATGATTGATACAAGAGATGTACAAGCGAGACCACAGCATGTGAAAAAGTCCGCAAAAGGAATTTCAACAAAACATAGATCGGATTTTGATGATTAA